In Pseudomonadota bacterium, one DNA window encodes the following:
- the pheA gene encoding prephenate dehydratase has protein sequence MGNINKKSTKADTVSENAPNNVIDDLRNSIDKIDGKILGLINERLLLAKEIGKMKAKKGKKVLDIAREKAVIEKLKTLNKGLLGEQALNHIFSEIIAASRAIQNHHSVAYLGPEATFSHIATMSYFGRSVNYVPQATIGDIFKEVEKGSCLYGVVPVENSIEGSVNYTLDLFFESDLKICSELYHPISHDLLSTVDSISKIKVIYSHRQVFPQCRNWIQKNLPEAELIECDSTANAARRACDDPNSAAIASSMAAHIYKLHVIASKIEDVSRNTTRFLVIGKDETRRTGVDKTSIMFVTPNVSGALYKILKPIAESEINMVKLESRPTKHENWSYFFFVDIEGHINDPVVSSTIKKMNKICLYLKCLGSYPMAKNTI, from the coding sequence ATGGGAAATATAAACAAAAAAAGTACTAAGGCTGACACTGTGTCTGAAAATGCACCTAATAATGTTATAGATGATTTAAGAAACAGTATTGACAAAATTGATGGCAAAATTTTAGGCCTGATAAATGAAAGGCTTCTTCTTGCAAAGGAAATAGGCAAGATGAAGGCAAAAAAAGGGAAAAAAGTTTTAGATATAGCACGTGAAAAAGCTGTTATTGAAAAACTGAAGACCCTAAACAAAGGCCTTCTTGGCGAACAAGCTCTTAATCATATATTTTCAGAAATAATTGCAGCTTCGCGGGCAATCCAGAATCATCATTCTGTTGCTTATCTTGGCCCGGAGGCTACTTTTTCCCATATCGCAACAATGAGCTATTTTGGGCGCTCTGTTAATTATGTACCACAGGCCACAATCGGCGATATATTTAAAGAAGTAGAAAAAGGTTCATGTCTTTACGGAGTGGTTCCGGTTGAAAATTCTATTGAAGGTTCGGTCAATTATACTCTTGATCTTTTTTTTGAATCGGATTTGAAAATATGTTCGGAATTGTACCACCCGATATCACATGATCTTTTGTCAACGGTTGATTCCATAAGTAAAATCAAAGTAATCTACTCACATCGCCAGGTATTTCCCCAGTGCAGGAACTGGATTCAGAAAAATCTTCCGGAAGCTGAACTTATAGAATGTGACAGCACTGCCAATGCCGCCCGCAGAGCTTGTGATGATCCTAACTCGGCCGCTATTGCAAGCAGTATGGCTGCACATATCTATAAGCTCCATGTAATTGCATCGAAGATTGAAGATGTTTCAAGAAATACTACACGGTTTCTTGTTATAGGAAAAGATGAGACAAGAAGAACCGGGGTTGACAAGACTTCTATTATGTTTGTAACACCTAATGTTTCTGGGGCTTTGTACAAAATATTAAAGCCCATAGCAGAATCAGAGATAAATATGGTAAAGCTTGAGTCAAGGCCTACAAAGCATGAAAACTGGAGCTATTTTTTCTTTGTCGATATCGAAGGACATATTAATGATCCTGTTGTTTCTTCTACGATTAAGAAAATGAACAAGATTTGCCTTTACCTAAAATGCCTTGGGTCATATCCTATGGCAAAAAATACCATATAG
- a CDS encoding 3-dehydroquinate synthase II: MQKIWVKVDPWNKDLITTALEGGADGVLVPKGYSEKVKELGKIQTISEDGDLKIGKDVIFYTIKSGADEDEITKLSLNKKVILECTDWTVIPLENLIAKGADIIAQVQNYQEASTVCGILEKGVKHILFNSSDMVELKKTLTMINAGTDNVSLEHAEIVEVTPAGMGDRVCVDTCTSMTPGQGMLVGNSSSALFLVHAETVENPYVSPRPFRVNAGAVHAYTRVPGGKTRYLSELSAGDQVYIADYKGNLTAAIVGRLKIEKRPLMIIKALAAGKKITTILQNAETIRLTSPDGKPISVVSLKKGDKVLVAIEESGRHFGYKIDESIIEQ; encoded by the coding sequence ATGCAAAAAATTTGGGTAAAGGTCGATCCTTGGAATAAAGATTTAATTACAACCGCACTTGAGGGCGGTGCCGATGGAGTTCTGGTTCCGAAAGGTTATTCGGAAAAAGTAAAAGAACTTGGTAAAATTCAGACAATTTCTGAAGATGGGGATTTAAAGATAGGAAAAGATGTTATCTTTTATACTATAAAAAGCGGTGCGGACGAAGATGAAATAACCAAACTGAGTCTTAACAAGAAAGTAATCCTTGAATGCACTGACTGGACTGTAATTCCTCTTGAAAATCTTATAGCAAAAGGAGCCGATATTATCGCTCAGGTTCAAAACTATCAGGAAGCCTCTACAGTTTGCGGCATTCTTGAAAAGGGTGTAAAACATATACTTTTTAATTCTTCCGATATGGTAGAATTAAAAAAAACATTAACTATGATTAATGCAGGAACGGATAATGTGTCTCTTGAGCATGCTGAAATTGTTGAAGTAACACCTGCCGGAATGGGGGATAGAGTATGTGTTGATACCTGTACTTCGATGACTCCCGGACAGGGCATGCTGGTTGGAAACAGCAGCAGTGCTCTTTTTCTTGTTCATGCTGAAACGGTAGAAAACCCTTATGTGTCTCCAAGACCTTTCAGGGTTAATGCCGGAGCTGTTCACGCCTATACGAGAGTGCCGGGCGGAAAAACCAGATATCTTTCCGAACTTAGCGCCGGAGATCAGGTTTATATAGCAGATTATAAAGGCAATTTGACTGCTGCAATAGTTGGAAGACTCAAAATTGAAAAGCGTCCTCTTATGATAATTAAGGCATTGGCAGCCGGTAAAAAGATTACAACTATTTTACAAAATGCCGAAACTATAAGATTAACCAGTCCGGATGGGAAACCGATATCTGTTGTGAGTCTTAAAAAAGGGGATAAAGTTCTGGTGGCGATAGAAGAAAGCGGGAGGCATTTCGGTTATAAAATAGATGAATCAATAATAGAACAATAA
- a CDS encoding 2-amino-3,7-dideoxy-D-threo-hept-6-ulosonate synthase, which produces MTIIGKQVRMERIMNRNTGKTVIVPMDHGISVGPIEGIQDMKSAVQMVSDGGANAIVEHKGLVGAGHRRGGRDIGLIVHLSASTSLSPNPNAKTLVCSVEEAIKLGADAVSIHVNIGNGSEKDMLRDFGMVAYEAKTWGMPLLAMIYPRGEKIKDEYDVNYIKHAARVGDEIGADIVKVSYTGSAESFKEVVDGCSIPVVIAGGAKMNSDREILEMVKGSIEAGGAGASIGRNVFQHKNPAKMVQAISLIVHNNASVEDALKIVE; this is translated from the coding sequence ATGACAATCATAGGAAAGCAAGTCAGGATGGAGCGCATTATGAACCGCAATACCGGTAAAACCGTTATTGTTCCAATGGATCACGGTATTTCCGTTGGGCCTATTGAAGGGATTCAGGATATGAAAAGCGCTGTGCAAATGGTTTCAGATGGCGGGGCAAATGCAATCGTAGAACATAAAGGTCTTGTGGGAGCAGGACACAGAAGGGGCGGAAGAGATATAGGGCTCATTGTTCATCTTTCCGCATCAACAAGCCTTTCTCCCAATCCAAATGCAAAGACTCTTGTTTGTTCGGTTGAAGAAGCAATCAAACTTGGTGCCGATGCTGTTTCAATACATGTTAATATTGGAAACGGTTCGGAAAAAGATATGCTAAGAGATTTTGGAATGGTTGCCTATGAAGCAAAAACCTGGGGCATGCCCCTTCTTGCAATGATCTATCCAAGAGGAGAAAAAATTAAAGATGAGTATGATGTAAATTATATCAAGCATGCCGCCCGTGTGGGTGATGAAATAGGCGCAGATATAGTTAAAGTATCCTATACCGGTTCGGCTGAGTCATTCAAAGAGGTTGTTGACGGATGTTCGATTCCTGTCGTGATTGCAGGCGGGGCAAAAATGAACTCGGACAGGGAAATCCTGGAAATGGTAAAGGGTTCAATAGAAGCAGGAGGCGCGGGCGCTTCAATCGGGCGCAATGTGTTTCAGCATAAAAATCCTGCAAAAATGGTTCAGGCCATATCATTAATTGTGCATAATAATGCAAGTGTTGAGGATGCGCTTAAAATTGTTGAATAA
- a CDS encoding radical SAM protein → MTLLVNEIFYSIQGESLYSGLPCTFIRLTGCNLRCNYCDTQYAYDEGTEIEIDNLIKKISVFGCSLVEITGGEPLLQEETPVLIEKLLDDNYTVLLETNGSIDISSIDKRCIKIIDIKCPSSQMSSKNDLDNLNKLGKKDQIKFIMGNRNDYDFAKKIVKQIPEEFPRGNIFFSPIYNTIELSDLAQWILKDKLSVRLQIQLHKIIWPDILRGV, encoded by the coding sequence ATGACATTATTAGTTAATGAAATTTTTTACAGCATACAGGGTGAATCTTTATACAGCGGGTTACCTTGCACTTTTATAAGGTTAACCGGATGCAACTTAAGATGCAATTATTGTGACACACAATATGCATATGACGAAGGTACTGAAATAGAAATAGATAACCTTATAAAAAAAATATCAGTCTTTGGCTGCTCTTTGGTTGAAATTACCGGTGGAGAACCTTTGTTACAGGAAGAAACCCCGGTATTAATAGAAAAACTTTTAGATGATAATTATACTGTTTTGCTTGAAACAAACGGAAGTATTGATATAAGCAGCATTGATAAACGATGTATTAAAATTATTGATATAAAATGCCCGTCAAGTCAAATGTCTTCAAAAAACGATCTTGATAATTTAAATAAGCTTGGCAAAAAAGACCAGATCAAATTTATAATGGGAAACAGAAATGATTATGATTTTGCAAAAAAAATCGTAAAACAAATACCTGAAGAATTTCCTCGGGGAAATATTTTTTTTTCTCCTATCTATAATACAATAGAATTATCGGATTTGGCGCAATGGATACTAAAAGATAAATTAAGTGTTCGGCTCCAAATTCAATTACATAAAATAATCTGGCCAGATATATTAAGAGGCGTATAA
- the queC gene encoding 7-cyano-7-deazaguanine synthase QueC encodes MRKKAIVLLSGGLDSTTVMAIAKHEGFDLFGMSFFYGQRHFHELNAAKKIAEVFKAKKHIIINIDLDKIGGSALTADIKVPKSRSLNSISKGIPVTYVPARNTIFLSHALAWAEVMKSVDIFIGVNAIDYSGYPDCRPEFIKAFERMANLATKAGVEGKNRLKINTPLIKMTKAQIIKKGIELGVDYSLTHSCYDPGPDGSACGLCDSCFLRKKGFEDAGLIDPAI; translated from the coding sequence ATGCGAAAAAAAGCCATAGTACTTTTAAGCGGAGGCCTTGATTCCACAACCGTAATGGCTATTGCAAAACATGAAGGGTTTGATCTTTTTGGCATGAGTTTTTTTTACGGTCAACGCCATTTTCATGAACTCAATGCGGCAAAAAAGATAGCGGAAGTATTTAAAGCAAAGAAGCATATTATAATAAATATTGATCTTGATAAAATCGGTGGATCAGCTTTAACAGCTGATATCAAAGTACCTAAATCAAGATCGCTTAATTCAATAAGTAAAGGAATCCCTGTCACATATGTTCCTGCAAGAAACACCATTTTTTTATCTCATGCACTTGCATGGGCCGAAGTAATGAAATCTGTTGATATATTTATAGGCGTTAATGCGATTGATTACAGCGGCTATCCCGATTGCAGACCCGAATTTATCAAAGCATTCGAACGTATGGCAAACCTTGCAACAAAAGCCGGGGTCGAAGGGAAAAATCGTCTCAAAATAAATACTCCCTTAATCAAAATGACAAAAGCCCAGATTATAAAAAAAGGAATAGAACTCGGAGTTGATTATTCACTAACCCATAGCTGCTATGATCCCGGCCCTGACGGCAGCGCATGCGGTCTTTGCGATAGCTGCTTTTTAAGGAAAAAAGGGTTTGAAGATGCAGGGCTGATAGATCCTGCAATATAA